Proteins encoded together in one Benincasa hispida cultivar B227 chromosome 1, ASM972705v1, whole genome shotgun sequence window:
- the LOC120074639 gene encoding plant UBX domain-containing protein 9: MFRPDQEAVETFMRITGASESLALRKLEEYRGNVNAAVNSHFSEGYSFNQYVAPTNPEHNYTNASGGSQGGQYGLWPLFNAARSFRPSNLLDPNYRRNFFDQMRRYPSFGLPSSNSHSRPGGMGPIPSEFNSFPAQPSHQAWRANFLDENYNSSSRNQIRESDTEDEMLRAAIEASKQDSDLELLQRQLQQEEEDLARAVSLSLRMAEQEKAIRELMVENKDEATSIGRREPSNSGPKECKGGTSTHHQHERGAFYPKEWDGITSKELSESVLLEAALFRGVSDNFSENSMPASHLQKDKIQGTSEGSDLLPVPCFSIPSSSTQQSRQQQKETVRSLAAQGGAPFPPEPEINDKDSMTLLLRLPDGHRHERRFLKSDKLQLLFNFIDDKLAMKPGTYKVARPYPRCTFGVEDGSMMLRDLGLTGKQEALFVELI; this comes from the exons ATGTTCCGGCCGGATCAAGAAGCGGTCGAAACCTTCATGAGAATCACCGGCGCTTCCGAGTCTCTCGCCCTGCGCAAGCTCGAG GAATACAGAGGCAATGTCAATGCAGCAGTCAattctcatttcagtgaagggtacaGTTTCAA TCAATATGTTGCACCCACCAACCCAGAGCATAACTACACTAATGCAAGTGGTGGGAGTCAAGGTGGACAATATGGGCTTTGGCCACTTTTTAATGCTGCCAGAAGTTTCAGACCATCAAACCTTCTTGATCCAAATtatagaagaaatttttttgacCAGATGCGTAGATATCCATCATTTGGCCTTCCATCTTCTAATTCACATTCACGACCAGGAGGTATGGGGCCAATTCCTTCAGAGTTCAATAGCTTTCCTGCACAACCTTCTCATCAAGCATGGAGAGCCAACTTTTTGGATGAAAATTACAATTCATCATCCAGGAATCAGATAAGAGAGAGTGACACCGAGGATGAAATGCTCAGAGCTGCTATCGAGGCTTCAAAACAG GATTCTGATCTTGAGCTCTTACAAAGGCAACTTCAGCAGGAGGAAGAGGATCTTGCTCGTGCAGTTTCATTGTCGTTGAGA ATGGCCGAGCAAGAGAAAGCAATCCGTGAGCTGATGGTAGAGAACAAAGATGAAGCTACAAGCATAGGAAGGAGAGAACCTAGCAACAGTGGACCAAAG GAGTGCAAAGGGGGAACTAGTACTCATCACCAGCATGAACGAGGTGCTTTTTATCCTAAAGAG TGGGATGGCATCACTTCCAAGGAGTTAAGTGAATCGGTATTGCTTGAAGCTGCCCTTTTTAGGGGAGTTTCTGACAACTTCTCAGAGAACTCCATGCCGGCATCTCATTTGCAAAAGGATAAAATTCAAGGCACAAGTGAGGGCAGTGATCTGCTACCCGTGCCATGTTTCTCAATACCATCCTCATCAACACAGCAATCACGACAGCAACAAAAG GAGACAGTAAGAAGTTTAGCTGCTCAAGGAGGAGCTCCATTTCCTCCGGAACCAGAAATAAATGATAAAGATTCAATGACCCTTCTTCTTCGACTGCCAGATGGACACCGCCATGAACGACGCTTTCTCAAGTCTGACAAACTTCAG CTTCTTTTCAACTTCATTGATGACAAACTAGCTATGAAGCCTGGCACATATAAAGTG GCAAGGCCATATCCGAGATGTACTTTTGGAGTTGAAGACGGTTCAATGATGTTGAGAGATCTCGGCCTCACTGGCAAGCAAGAAGCCTTGTTTGTGGAGTTAATATAG